One segment of Burkholderia multivorans ATCC BAA-247 DNA contains the following:
- a CDS encoding HAD family hydrolase: MTDRIVAAFDFDGTITTSDSFRHFVRASVGTPRFVWAALRALPWLVAMKAGLLSRGDAKAKFAWFAFGPIREDALDALARTFVDTYLPRLVRPEMLERVREHRARGHRLVLVSASPSLYLDKWAQAAGFDAVLATRLAFEHGVFVGRLDGENCWGPQKVARLRGWWGERPPQRLFAYGDSRGDKEMAELATWAWIRGRQPMPPIGD; this comes from the coding sequence ATGACTGACCGCATCGTCGCCGCGTTCGATTTCGACGGCACCATCACGACGTCCGACAGCTTTCGCCATTTCGTACGCGCATCCGTCGGCACGCCGCGTTTCGTGTGGGCGGCGCTGCGCGCGCTGCCGTGGCTCGTCGCGATGAAGGCCGGGCTGCTGTCGCGCGGCGACGCGAAGGCGAAGTTCGCGTGGTTCGCATTCGGGCCGATCCGCGAAGACGCGCTCGACGCGCTGGCGCGCACGTTCGTCGATACGTATCTGCCGCGCCTCGTGCGCCCCGAGATGCTCGAGCGCGTGCGCGAACATCGTGCGCGCGGGCATCGGCTCGTGCTCGTCAGCGCGTCGCCGTCGCTGTATCTCGACAAGTGGGCGCAGGCGGCCGGCTTCGATGCTGTGCTCGCGACGCGCCTCGCGTTCGAGCACGGCGTATTTGTCGGACGCCTCGACGGCGAAAACTGCTGGGGGCCGCAGAAGGTGGCGCGGCTGCGCGGATGGTGGGGCGAGCGGCCGCCGCAACGGCTGTTCGCCTACGGCGACAGCCGCGGCGACAAGGAAATGGCCGAGCTCGCGACCTGGGCGTGGATTCGCGGACGGCAGCCGATGCCGCCGATCGGCGACTGA
- a CDS encoding TonB-dependent receptor has protein sequence MSTPSFPVRRLTPIAFGIALASAVPAAAFAQAAAVSAAAPASAGSSASTPSADGAVLPSIDVTGTVEPLPGDLAPTYAGGQVARGADFGVLGRQKASDVPFSMTTYTSKLIEDQQARTLADVLDNDPAVRSAAGYGNYAQVFVIRGFKLDGDDISLNGLYGVTPRQLVETDAIERVDVFKGANAFLNGASPNGSAVGGGVNVQLKHADDKPLTRVTVDGSVSGSIGTHVDVGRRFGSDGQFGIRVNQSISGGDTAVDDERRRNNVTAVSLDWRGDKLRVSGDFLYQRQRIDGGRPTVLVGGNQLPAVPSATHNYAQPWSFSELEDTVGIVRAEYDFLPAWTAYVAAGARHTNEHGDYYTPTYTSAGTTGSRLSVPYKQDAQSTEAGVRGRFATGPVTHFVTAGASFIRIESQSAYTMSSAFPTTLDDPAPVAFPATVYAGGDMGDPGTVAKTWLRSVAVSDTLGLFGDRVLFTIGARRQSISVDNFDYTGTLSAAYSDAVTTPVFGLVVKPWRNVSIFANRSEALAQGETAPSTARNAGQSLAPYRSKQYEAGIRYDADKIGASLALFQIEKPMAYTDPSSNVFAANGTQRHRGIETAVYGEPWKGVRLIAGVTYLDATLQHTAGGASDGNRPIGVPSFLLNAGAEYDVPLLRGLTLNARWIHTGPQYLDVANTMSIPAWDRFDLGARYATELFGRKTTFRATVRNVANHAYWASTIGGYLTQGSPRSVWLSMTTDF, from the coding sequence ATGTCGACACCCTCATTTCCCGTTCGGCGTCTCACGCCGATTGCATTCGGCATCGCGCTCGCGAGTGCCGTCCCCGCGGCTGCGTTCGCGCAGGCCGCCGCTGTCTCCGCCGCGGCGCCCGCTTCGGCGGGTTCGTCCGCCTCGACGCCATCCGCCGACGGCGCCGTCCTGCCGTCGATCGACGTGACGGGCACCGTCGAACCGCTGCCCGGCGACCTCGCACCGACCTACGCGGGCGGCCAGGTCGCGCGCGGCGCAGATTTCGGCGTGCTCGGCCGCCAGAAAGCGAGCGACGTGCCGTTCAGCATGACGACCTACACGTCGAAGCTGATCGAGGATCAGCAGGCGCGCACGCTCGCCGACGTGCTCGACAACGACCCCGCGGTGCGCAGCGCGGCCGGCTACGGCAACTACGCGCAGGTGTTCGTGATCCGCGGCTTCAAGCTCGACGGCGACGATATTTCGCTGAACGGCCTGTACGGCGTCACGCCGCGGCAGCTCGTCGAGACCGATGCGATCGAGCGCGTCGACGTGTTCAAGGGTGCGAACGCGTTCCTGAACGGCGCATCGCCGAACGGCTCGGCCGTCGGCGGCGGCGTGAACGTGCAGCTCAAGCATGCGGACGACAAGCCGCTCACGCGCGTCACGGTCGACGGCTCCGTGTCGGGCTCGATCGGCACGCACGTCGACGTCGGTCGCCGCTTCGGCAGCGACGGTCAGTTCGGCATTCGCGTGAACCAGTCCATCAGCGGCGGCGATACGGCCGTCGACGACGAACGCCGCCGCAACAACGTGACGGCCGTCTCGCTCGACTGGCGCGGCGACAAGCTGCGCGTATCGGGCGACTTCCTGTATCAGCGGCAGCGCATCGACGGCGGGCGGCCGACCGTGCTCGTCGGCGGCAACCAGTTGCCGGCGGTGCCGTCCGCGACGCACAACTACGCGCAGCCGTGGAGCTTCAGCGAACTCGAGGACACGGTCGGCATCGTGCGCGCCGAATACGATTTCCTGCCCGCGTGGACGGCCTACGTGGCCGCCGGCGCGCGGCACACGAACGAACACGGCGACTACTACACGCCGACCTACACGAGCGCGGGCACGACGGGCTCGCGGCTCAGCGTGCCGTACAAGCAGGATGCGCAGTCCACCGAAGCCGGCGTGCGCGGCCGCTTCGCGACCGGCCCGGTCACGCATTTCGTGACGGCCGGTGCCTCGTTCATCCGGATCGAGAGCCAGTCCGCATACACGATGTCGAGCGCGTTTCCGACCACGCTGGACGATCCCGCGCCCGTCGCCTTTCCCGCGACCGTGTATGCGGGCGGCGACATGGGCGACCCGGGGACGGTCGCGAAGACATGGCTGCGCAGCGTCGCCGTATCGGACACGCTCGGCCTGTTCGGCGATCGCGTACTGTTCACGATCGGCGCGCGGCGCCAATCGATCTCGGTCGACAACTTCGACTACACGGGCACGCTGTCGGCCGCATACAGCGACGCGGTCACGACGCCCGTGTTCGGGCTCGTCGTGAAGCCGTGGCGCAACGTGTCGATCTTCGCGAACCGCAGCGAAGCGCTCGCGCAAGGCGAGACCGCGCCCAGTACCGCGCGCAACGCGGGCCAGTCGCTGGCGCCGTATCGTTCGAAGCAATACGAGGCCGGCATCCGGTACGACGCCGACAAGATCGGCGCGTCGCTTGCGCTGTTCCAGATCGAAAAGCCGATGGCGTACACCGATCCGTCGTCGAACGTGTTCGCCGCGAACGGCACGCAGCGCCACCGCGGCATCGAGACGGCCGTGTACGGCGAGCCGTGGAAGGGCGTGCGGCTGATCGCGGGCGTCACCTACCTCGACGCGACGCTGCAGCACACCGCCGGCGGCGCGAGCGACGGCAACCGGCCGATCGGCGTGCCGTCGTTCCTGCTCAATGCGGGCGCGGAATACGACGTGCCGCTGCTGCGCGGCCTCACGCTGAACGCGCGCTGGATCCATACCGGGCCGCAGTATCTCGACGTCGCGAACACGATGTCGATCCCCGCGTGGGACCGCTTCGATCTCGGCGCGCGCTATGCGACCGAGCTGTTCGGCCGGAAGACGACGTTCCGCGCGACGGTCCGCAATGTCGCGAACCACGCGTACTGGGCCTCGACGATCGGCGGCTATCTGACGCAAGGCAGCCCGCGGTCGGTCTGGCTGTCGATGACGACCGATTTCTGA
- a CDS encoding sodium:solute symporter family protein, which yields MLTHRLIRAYALYTLGFLGFVLLLWRIERATGSGVWIGYVFLFVPIAVYAVIGLLSRTSDLVEYYVAGRRVPSAFNGMATAADWLSAASFIGLAGSLYATGYDALAYVMGWTGGFCLVAFLLAPYVRKLARYTIPDFLGTRFSSTAVRALAAGAAILCSFVYLVAQIQGIGLIATRFIGVDFAIGIFCGLAGILVCSFLGGMRAVTWTQVAQYIILISAILIPVSLIAMKNGLGPVPQFTYGKLMERVAEYEARVRDGAEEQQVRDAYRRRAAQIQTQLDRLPGSYADARRQLADQLADLRRHNGPLREITLRERELAEFPRDPAAARVVWTQMRDELLARAEPPVPMHEPFPAASDAERKPRERNFLALLLCLSLGTASLPHILTRYNTTTSVASARRSVGWTLFFIALFYLSVPVLAVMIKYEILANLVGRPFAELPAWVTQWHHFEPDLISVIDEIRDGIVHGAEIQMQPDMVVLAAPEIAGLPYVVSGLVAAGALAAALSTADGLLLTIANALSHDVYYCMVAPDATSQRRVTISKVLLLGVALFASYVASLNTGKILFLVGAAFSLAASSFFPVLVLGVFWKRTTTRGAIAGMVTGLAVCVYYIVSTYPFFTQLTGFAGPTWFGIEPISSGVFGVPAGFAVAIVVSLLDRRPDDYTRALVDYIRHP from the coding sequence ATGCTCACGCATCGACTCATTCGCGCGTACGCGCTCTACACGCTCGGCTTTCTCGGCTTCGTGCTGCTGCTGTGGCGCATCGAGCGCGCGACCGGCTCCGGCGTCTGGATCGGCTACGTGTTCCTGTTCGTGCCGATTGCCGTCTATGCGGTGATCGGGCTGTTGTCGCGCACGTCCGATCTCGTCGAATACTACGTGGCGGGGCGGCGCGTGCCGTCGGCGTTCAACGGGATGGCGACCGCGGCCGACTGGTTGTCGGCCGCCTCGTTCATCGGCCTCGCCGGGTCGCTCTATGCGACCGGCTACGATGCGCTGGCATACGTGATGGGCTGGACCGGCGGCTTCTGTCTCGTCGCGTTTCTGCTCGCCCCGTACGTGCGCAAGCTCGCGCGCTATACGATTCCCGATTTTCTCGGCACGCGCTTTTCCAGCACGGCAGTGCGCGCGCTCGCGGCTGGCGCGGCGATTCTCTGTTCGTTCGTCTATCTGGTCGCGCAGATTCAGGGCATCGGGTTGATCGCGACACGCTTCATCGGCGTCGATTTCGCGATCGGCATCTTCTGCGGCCTCGCGGGGATTCTCGTCTGTTCGTTTCTCGGCGGCATGCGCGCCGTCACGTGGACGCAGGTCGCGCAGTACATCATCCTGATCAGCGCGATCCTGATACCGGTGTCGCTGATCGCGATGAAGAACGGGCTCGGCCCCGTGCCGCAGTTCACGTACGGCAAGCTGATGGAGCGCGTCGCCGAGTACGAGGCGCGCGTGCGCGATGGGGCCGAAGAGCAGCAGGTGCGCGACGCGTACCGGCGGCGTGCGGCGCAGATTCAGACGCAGCTCGACCGGCTGCCGGGCTCGTATGCCGATGCGCGCCGACAGCTCGCCGATCAGCTCGCCGACCTGCGGCGTCACAACGGGCCGCTGCGCGAGATCACGCTGCGCGAGCGCGAACTCGCGGAGTTTCCCCGCGACCCGGCGGCAGCGCGCGTCGTCTGGACGCAGATGCGCGACGAACTGCTCGCGCGCGCCGAACCGCCGGTGCCGATGCACGAGCCGTTTCCGGCCGCAAGCGATGCCGAGCGCAAGCCGCGCGAACGCAATTTCCTCGCATTGCTGCTGTGCCTGTCGCTCGGCACCGCGAGCCTGCCGCACATCCTGACGCGCTACAACACGACGACGTCGGTCGCATCGGCGCGGCGCTCGGTCGGCTGGACGCTGTTCTTCATCGCGCTGTTCTATCTGAGCGTGCCGGTGCTCGCGGTGATGATCAAGTACGAGATCCTCGCGAATCTCGTCGGGCGGCCGTTTGCGGAATTGCCCGCGTGGGTTACGCAGTGGCATCACTTCGAGCCCGACCTGATCAGCGTGATCGACGAGATCCGCGACGGCATCGTGCATGGGGCGGAGATCCAGATGCAGCCGGACATGGTCGTGCTCGCCGCACCGGAAATCGCGGGGCTGCCGTATGTCGTGTCCGGGCTCGTTGCGGCCGGTGCGCTCGCCGCCGCGTTGTCGACCGCGGACGGACTGCTGCTGACGATCGCGAATGCGCTGTCGCACGACGTCTACTACTGCATGGTCGCGCCCGACGCGACGAGTCAGCGTCGTGTGACGATCTCGAAGGTGCTGCTGCTCGGCGTCGCGTTGTTCGCGTCGTACGTCGCGTCGCTCAATACCGGGAAGATCCTGTTTCTCGTGGGCGCGGCGTTTTCGCTCGCGGCCTCGAGCTTTTTTCCGGTGCTCGTGCTCGGCGTGTTCTGGAAGCGCACGACGACGCGCGGCGCGATCGCCGGGATGGTGACGGGGCTTGCGGTATGCGTCTATTACATCGTGTCGACGTATCCGTTCTTCACGCAGCTGACGGGCTTTGCCGGGCCGACGTGGTTCGGGATCGAGCCGATCAGTTCGGGCGTGTTCGGCGTGCCGGCCGGGTTTGCGGTGGCGATCGTCGTGAGCCTGCTCGATCGGCGGCCCGATGACTATACGCGGGCGCTCGTCGACTATATTCGGCACCCTTGA
- a CDS encoding DUF4212 domain-containing protein: protein MTVPTRPAPVAPPPVPEPLARAHARYWRFNVVLIVVLMAIGFSVSFVVPFFAPALAHLRFAGFSLPFYVGAQGAILVYLVLIAVYIGLMQRADRTLRRTYDLYATRADDPRGGR, encoded by the coding sequence ATGACCGTTCCGACCCGCCCGGCGCCCGTCGCGCCACCGCCCGTTCCCGAGCCGCTCGCGCGCGCCCATGCGCGCTATTGGCGTTTCAACGTCGTGCTGATCGTCGTGCTGATGGCGATCGGCTTTTCGGTATCGTTCGTCGTGCCGTTCTTCGCGCCCGCGCTCGCGCACCTGCGTTTTGCCGGCTTCAGCCTGCCGTTCTACGTCGGCGCGCAAGGCGCGATTCTCGTCTACCTCGTGCTGATCGCCGTCTATATCGGGCTGATGCAGCGCGCCGATCGCACGCTGCGCCGCACGTACGATCTCTACGCGACGCGCGCGGACGACCCGCGCGGCGGCCGCTGA
- the acs gene encoding acetate--CoA ligase, translating into MSAIESVLHESRQFAPPAALEKAATISGMEAYRALAAEAERDYEGFWARLAREGLAWHKPFTKVLDESDAPFYKWFDDGELNASYNCLDRHVEAGNGERVAVIFEADDGTVTRVTYADLLARVSRFANALKKRGIGKGDRVVIYMPMSIEGIVAMQACARIGATHSVVFGGFSAKSLNERLVDVGAVALITADEQVRGGKTLPLKNIADEAIAMGGCDAVKSVIVYRRTGGKIDWHADRDLWMHELADGESDTCAPEWVGAEHPLFILYTSGSTGKPKGVQHSTGGYLLWAAQTMKWTFDWKPADVFWCTADIGWVTGHTYITYGPLACGGTQVVFEGVPTYPDAGRFWKMIGDHKVSVFYTAPTAIRSLIKAAEADEKVHPKSYDLSSLRIIGTVGEPINPEAWMWYHKHVGQERCPIVDTWWQTETGGHMITPLPGATPTVPGSCTLPLPGIMAAVVDETGQDVPNGQGGILVVKRPWPSMIRTIWGDPERFKKSYYPEELGGRLYLAGDGTVRDKETGYFTIMGRIDDVLNVSGHRLGTMEIESALVAHELVAEAAVVGRPDDTTGEAVVAFVVLKRARPEGEEAAALAKALRDWVGKQIGPIAKPKDIRFGDNLPKTRSGKIMRRLLRSLAKGEAITQDTSTLENPAILEQLTEAR; encoded by the coding sequence ATGTCTGCGATTGAATCGGTTCTTCACGAAAGCCGCCAGTTTGCGCCTCCCGCGGCGCTCGAGAAGGCGGCGACCATTTCCGGCATGGAAGCCTATCGCGCACTGGCCGCCGAGGCCGAGCGCGATTACGAAGGGTTCTGGGCGCGCCTCGCGCGCGAGGGCCTCGCGTGGCACAAGCCGTTTACGAAGGTGCTCGACGAGTCCGATGCGCCGTTCTACAAGTGGTTCGACGACGGCGAACTGAATGCGTCGTACAACTGTCTCGACCGCCACGTCGAAGCCGGCAACGGCGAGCGCGTCGCGGTAATCTTCGAGGCCGACGACGGCACCGTCACGCGCGTCACCTATGCCGACCTGCTCGCGCGCGTCTCGCGCTTCGCCAATGCGCTGAAGAAACGCGGCATCGGCAAGGGCGACCGTGTCGTCATCTACATGCCGATGTCGATCGAAGGCATCGTCGCGATGCAGGCCTGCGCGCGCATCGGCGCGACGCACTCGGTCGTGTTCGGCGGCTTCTCCGCGAAATCGCTGAACGAACGGCTCGTCGACGTCGGGGCAGTCGCGCTGATCACCGCCGACGAACAGGTGCGCGGCGGCAAGACGCTGCCGCTGAAGAACATCGCCGACGAAGCGATCGCGATGGGCGGCTGCGACGCGGTGAAGAGCGTGATCGTCTATCGCCGCACGGGCGGCAAGATCGACTGGCATGCCGATCGCGACCTGTGGATGCACGAACTGGCCGACGGCGAATCCGACACCTGCGCGCCCGAATGGGTCGGCGCCGAGCATCCGCTGTTCATCCTCTACACGTCCGGTTCGACCGGCAAGCCGAAGGGCGTGCAGCACAGCACGGGCGGCTACCTGCTGTGGGCCGCGCAGACGATGAAGTGGACCTTCGACTGGAAGCCCGCCGACGTGTTCTGGTGCACGGCCGACATCGGCTGGGTCACGGGCCATACCTACATCACGTACGGACCGCTCGCCTGCGGCGGCACGCAGGTCGTGTTCGAAGGCGTGCCGACGTATCCCGATGCGGGCCGCTTCTGGAAGATGATCGGCGATCACAAGGTCAGCGTGTTCTATACCGCGCCGACCGCGATCCGCTCGCTGATCAAGGCCGCCGAGGCCGACGAGAAAGTGCATCCGAAGAGCTATGACCTGTCGAGCCTGCGCATCATCGGCACGGTCGGCGAGCCGATCAATCCGGAGGCGTGGATGTGGTACCACAAGCACGTCGGCCAGGAGCGCTGCCCGATCGTCGATACGTGGTGGCAGACCGAAACCGGCGGCCACATGATCACGCCGCTGCCGGGCGCGACGCCGACGGTGCCGGGTTCGTGCACGCTGCCGCTGCCGGGCATCATGGCCGCGGTCGTCGACGAGACGGGCCAGGACGTGCCGAACGGCCAGGGCGGCATTCTCGTCGTCAAGCGGCCGTGGCCGTCGATGATCCGCACGATCTGGGGCGACCCGGAGCGCTTCAAGAAGAGTTACTACCCCGAGGAACTCGGCGGGCGCCTGTATCTGGCCGGCGACGGCACCGTGCGCGACAAGGAGACCGGCTACTTCACGATCATGGGCCGCATCGACGACGTGCTGAACGTGTCCGGTCACCGGCTCGGCACGATGGAGATCGAGTCGGCGCTCGTCGCGCACGAGCTCGTGGCCGAAGCCGCGGTGGTCGGCCGTCCCGACGACACGACGGGCGAAGCGGTGGTCGCGTTCGTGGTGCTCAAGCGTGCGCGGCCCGAAGGCGAAGAAGCCGCGGCGCTCGCGAAGGCGCTGCGCGACTGGGTCGGCAAGCAGATCGGCCCGATCGCGAAGCCGAAGGACATTCGCTTCGGCGACAACCTGCCGAAGACGCGCTCGGGCAAGATCATGCGGCGCCTGCTGCGCTCGCTCGCGAAGGGCGAGGCCATCACGCAGGATACGTCCACGCTCGAGAATCCGGCGATTCTCGAGCAGCTGACCGAAGCGCGCTGA
- a CDS encoding DMT family transporter, with amino-acid sequence MNRYAFCLVLSMLFVGVNVGIGKSIVAFVPVALLATLRFVIAIAVLWPLFNPVKMRAVRRAEWLNLFLQAFFGTFMFTLLMLNGVQRTSAVAAGVITSTFPAIVALFAWLFLGEKPNGRALVSIVLAIAGVVTINLASGNASAQGAPAGSLTGNLLILGAVCCESIYVILSRRLTQTLAPIDICAYTHLFGLLLMLPLGAGALWRFDYASVPAGTWALVVWYGLSASIFSFWLWMKGIRHVPGSLAGVFSAVLPVAAAVYGIAFLGERPTFAHGIALACVVGGIVLASLRIKSADAAAS; translated from the coding sequence TTGAATCGCTACGCATTCTGTCTCGTCCTGTCGATGCTCTTCGTCGGCGTCAACGTCGGCATCGGCAAATCGATCGTCGCCTTCGTTCCCGTCGCCCTGCTCGCTACCCTGCGTTTCGTGATCGCGATCGCCGTGCTGTGGCCGCTGTTCAATCCCGTCAAGATGCGCGCGGTGCGGCGCGCGGAATGGCTGAACCTGTTTCTGCAGGCGTTCTTCGGCACGTTCATGTTCACGCTGCTGATGCTCAACGGCGTACAGCGCACGAGCGCCGTCGCGGCCGGCGTGATCACGAGCACGTTCCCCGCGATCGTCGCGCTGTTCGCCTGGCTGTTCCTCGGAGAAAAGCCGAACGGCCGTGCGCTCGTGTCGATCGTGCTCGCGATCGCCGGCGTCGTGACGATCAACCTCGCGAGCGGCAATGCGTCCGCACAGGGCGCGCCGGCCGGTTCGCTGACCGGCAACCTGCTGATCCTCGGCGCCGTGTGCTGCGAATCGATCTACGTGATCCTGTCGCGCCGCCTGACGCAGACGCTCGCGCCGATCGACATCTGCGCCTACACGCACCTGTTCGGCCTGCTGCTGATGCTGCCGCTCGGCGCCGGCGCGTTGTGGCGCTTCGACTATGCGAGCGTGCCGGCCGGCACGTGGGCGCTCGTCGTGTGGTACGGGCTGTCGGCGAGCATCTTCTCGTTCTGGCTGTGGATGAAGGGTATCCGCCACGTGCCGGGCAGCCTCGCCGGCGTGTTCAGCGCGGTGCTGCCGGTCGCGGCAGCCGTCTACGGGATCGCGTTCCTCGGCGAGCGGCCGACGTTCGCGCATGGCATCGCGCTCGCGTGCGTGGTCGGCGGGATCGTGCTCGCGAGCCTGCGCATCAAATCGGCGGACGCCGCCGCCTCCTGA
- a CDS encoding TIGR00645 family protein yields the protein MSAPHSPGRPAARPLRPLPALIFMSRWLQVPLYLGLIVAQAIYVFLFLKEVWHLLSHATSLDEISVMLAVLGLIDVVMISNLLIMVIVGGYETFVSRLGIEGHPDEPEWLDHVNAGVLKVKLSMALISISSIHLLKTFINPDQHTMHAIMWQVIIHVSFLVSALVMAWVDRLTTHTHPAHFHETQTAAASRTPA from the coding sequence ATGTCCGCCCCGCACTCGCCCGGCCGTCCCGCCGCTCGTCCGTTGCGCCCTTTGCCCGCGCTGATCTTCATGAGCCGCTGGCTCCAGGTTCCGCTCTATCTCGGGCTGATCGTCGCGCAGGCGATTTACGTGTTCCTGTTTCTGAAAGAAGTCTGGCATCTGCTGTCGCACGCAACGAGCCTCGACGAAATCAGCGTGATGCTCGCGGTGCTCGGCCTGATCGACGTGGTGATGATCTCGAACTTGCTGATCATGGTGATCGTCGGCGGTTACGAGACGTTCGTGTCGCGTCTCGGCATCGAAGGCCATCCCGACGAGCCCGAATGGCTCGACCACGTGAATGCGGGCGTGCTGAAGGTCAAGCTGTCGATGGCGCTGATCAGCATTTCGTCGATCCATCTGCTGAAAACCTTCATCAACCCCGATCAGCACACGATGCACGCGATCATGTGGCAGGTGATCATCCACGTGTCGTTCCTCGTGTCGGCGCTCGTGATGGCGTGGGTCGACCGCCTCACGACGCACACGCATCCGGCCCATTTCCACGAGACGCAGACAGCCGCTGCGTCGCGCACGCCGGCCTGA